A single Anopheles funestus chromosome 2RL, idAnoFuneDA-416_04, whole genome shotgun sequence DNA region contains:
- the LOC125774993 gene encoding uncharacterized protein LOC125774993, translating to MQSPFTRSKKLKRTPEKQSTSHSLEPTQQQQKVKKDSNKMDAQLKVLVKQREAVRRKLSRVSAALCDSDEQPNTNVKNVRFLQLQEKALANVYNECNEVQNKIYELPLSEADDEEQNDQYIEFEKVFNEVSLKLSMCLDSVPKMEAAAPVVPSILPQAQPYLPPLKVPLPTFDGSYEKWYSFKAMFTTVMNRYQQEEPALKLFHLRNSLVGKAAGIIDDELVNNNDYEAAWKILTQRYEDKRVVVDKHIENLFGLTKVSRDNAANLRKVIDTCTKNVEALKNHSFPVDGLGEQMLVNLIANKLDKKLRVAWETKQKKNVFSTYATLIEFLEEQCRISEKIDTGVKPPTEAAKPRAVAKTLVVGESQQQEKCPICSAMHELRHCELFKQKSVSERHEIVKRCGACFNCLSNGHRIRACQSGSCRRCGKKHHSLLHEDNPSHVPASVAPTFVPAEAPTTLCAKEVDPERQTVLSTAVVLVDGLCSTPYPCRAILDSASQLNFVTERFANLLSIKMETTDVIVSSLNGNKTRLNRRLRTTIRSRAGDIVAELDFLVTPRITGELPSKSFDISQWPISSEQVLADPTFNRRGPVDMLIGADCFWNLMQDGRCELGPNRPVLRYTKLGWIAGGVIASDTTIVARTLCHTADDESLIDLLRNFYKVESCDEPRSSPKADEEVCLEHFQRTHERTAEGRYVVRHPFNERKGELGDSRETALRRFLALERKLDKQPDLKEQYSQFIREYEKLGHMREIVEAPNEDPGSVFYLPHHCVLRPSSTTTKLRVVFDGSAKTSTGVSINDVLMTGPTVQNDLTAILLRFRGFRYVFTLDIPKMFRQVIVHPEDTRYQRIFWRYNRNDPLTVRELLTVTYGLGPSPFQATMALKQAANDHQDEFPRAAEVVNRGTYMDDTLTGANTLAEACQLQRDVTKLLAKACFSAHKWCANHSDIVAGVAEELRGNSFEVTDNTCKTTVKTLGITWNPFEDWFSVSVPDFDNLEGMTRRRLLSQLAKIFDPLGFFGPVITYAKLILREVGELKIEWDDPVPTEVNEKWQHFRTEMTALREVRVPRWISWEDVLKLELQGFADASDQAYGACLYIQGSFANEESRMQLICSKSRILPKKRNPKEKAITTPRAELLAALLLARMVVKFLNAKELQIESVHLWSDSKIVLSWLKKPPELLQTYVSNRVREIQQLDQSFHWHYISTYENPADLISRGVTPKKLISSTMWWQPWPLQLITKNADELEIPDNELPEMRSGVTLTMTVPFERFAMFERLSSFTKMVRSMAYLVRFARFIKSRKTELVKGRLTAIEMRTATYVIVRMVQREAFQPDILALMDGANKNRRLNGLKAFWDADDGILRVGGRIKRALIPYDSRHQMLLPAKHPVTEALIRELHNDNLHIGQRGLLAVVRQRYWPLNVKSIIRKVIRKCIVCFKANPLKTTQIMGDLPSYRVQPAPVFANTGVDYAGPFLIKSSTTRKPQITKAYVCLFVCLQTRAVHVELVSDLTTDAFLASLRRFTSRRGYPKTIRSDNATNFAGAKTELHELWRMFQNECATKKITDYCTDKGIDWSFILPRSPHFGGTQVAKLIKMQP from the coding sequence ATGCAATCACCGTTTACACGGTCAAAGAAACTGAAACGAACACCAGAAAAACAATCGACATCTCATTCTCTAGAAccaacacagcaacaacagaaagtaaagaaagatTCCAACAAAATGGATGCTCAGTTGAAGGTTTTAGTGAAGCAACGCGAGGCAGTGCGTCGAAAGCTAAGTCGTGTGAGTGCAGCCTTGTGTGATAGCGATGAACAACCCAACACCAACGTAAAAAACGTGCGCTTCCTTCAGCTCCAAGAAAAGGCTTTAGCAAACGTGTACAACGAATGCAATGAAGTGCAGAATAAAATCTACGAACTACCGCTCTCTGAAGCCGATGACGAAGAGCAGAACGATCAGTACATCGAGTTTGAGAAAGTGTTTAACGAAGTTTCGCTGAAGTTGAGCATGTGCTTAGATTCCGTGCCCAAAATGGAGGCAGCAGCTCCAGTTGTGCCATCGATCCTGCCGCAAGCTCAGCCCTACCTTCCACCGTTGAAAGTGCCCTTACCGACTTTCGATGGATCGTATGAGAAGTGGTACTCATTCAAGGCTATGTTTACTACCGTAATGAATCGATACCAGCAGGAAGAACCAGCCCTGAAATTGTTCCATCTCCGGAACAGTCTGGTCGGAAAGGCGGCAGGTATCATCGACGACGAGCTAGTAAACAACAACGATTATGAAGCAGCTTGGAAGATCCTTACGCAACGCTACGAGGATAAACGGGTTGTCGTAGACAAACACATAGAGAACCTCTTTGGTCTAACCAAGGTCAGTCGCGACAATGCAGCAAACTTGCGTAAGGTGATCGACACCTGTACTAAAAACGTCGAGGCGTTGAAAAATCATAGTTTTCCGGTAGACGGTCTTGGTGAGCAAATGCTGGTAAACCTTATAGCCAACAAGTTGGATAAGAAACTAAGGGTGGCGTgggaaactaaacaaaagaaaaacgtgttTTCAACTTACGCTACATTGATCGAGTTTTTGGAGGAGCAATGTAGAATTTCAGAGAAGATAGACACCGGCGTGAAACCTCCGACGGAAGCTGCGAAGCCAAGGGCAGTGGCAAAAACGCTAGTTGTCGGTGAATCTCAGCAACAGGAAAAGTGTCCAATATGCAGCGCCATGCATGAACTAAGACACTGTGAGCTTTTCAAGCAGAAGAGTGTCAGTGAAAGGCACGAAATAGTGAAACGGTGTGGCGCTTGCTTCAACTGTTTATCGAATGGTCACCGCATCCGAGCATGTCAGTCTGGTTCTTGCCGTCGATGTGGCAAGAAACATCACAGCTTACTCCACGAAGACAACCCTAGCCATGTTCCCGCTAGTGTAGCGCCAACGTTCGTGCCTGCTGAAGCTCCGACCACCTTGTGTGCAAAAGAAGTGGATCCGGAAAGACAAACCGTGCTCTCGACCGCAGTTGTTTTAGTAGACGGTTTGTGTAGTACGCCATACCCGTGCCGAGCAATTCTGGATTCTGCATCACAACTAAACTTTGTCACCGAACGATTTGCTAACCTTCTCtcgataaaaatggaaaccacGGACGTCATCGTAAGTAGTTTAAATGGTAATAAAACACGTTTAAACCGTAGGTTGCGCACGACGATCAGGTCTCGTGCCGGAGACATTGTTGCTGAACTGGACTTTCTAGTGACCCCACGAATCACTGGTGAACTTCCATCGAAGTCTTTTGACATATCACAGTGGCCCATCTCGAGCGAACAGGTGCTGGCCGACCCTACCTTCAACAGAAGAGGACCTGTCGATATGCTGATTGGCGCCGATTGTTTTTGGAATTTGATGCAAGATGGCCGATGCGAACTCGGTCCTAATCGACCTGTGCTGCGATACACGAAGCTAGGTTGGATAGCCGGCGGTGTGATTGCGAGTGATACGACGATCGTTGCGCGCACACTTTGCCATACTGCTGACGATGAGTCGCTCATCGATCTACTGAGGAACTTCTACAAGGTAGAATCCTGCGACGAGCCCCGCTCTTCTCCGAAGGCGGACGAAGAGGTGTGTCTGGAACATTTCCAACGCACTCACGAGCGAACTGCGGAGGGTCGGTATGTGGTTCGACATCCCTTCAACGAACGTAAGGGCGAGTTAGGAGACTCGCGTGAAACAGCGCTGCGACGTTTTCTGGCTCTGGAGAGAAAACTCGACAAGCAGCCGGACCTAAAGGAGCAATACTCGCAGTTCATCCGAGAGTACGAGAAACTCGGACACATGCGCGAGATTGTGGAAGCACCGAACGAGGATCCAGGGTCGGTGTTTTATCTACCTCATCACTGCGTGCTGAGGCCTTCAAGCACGACAACTAAACTCCGAGTCGTGTTTGACGGGTCGGCGAAGACGTCAACAGGTGTTTCGATAAACGACGTCTTGATGACTGGACCAACAGTCCAGAACGACCTCACTGcaattttgcttcgtttcagAGGTTTTAGATACGTCTTCACACTCGATATTCCGAAGATGTTTCGTCAGGTGATCGTCCATCCGGAAGACACTAGGTACCAGCGAATCTTTTGGAGATACAATCGGAACGATCCACTTACAGTAAGAGAGCTGCTCACGGTTACGTATGGCTTGGGACCCTCTCCATTCCAAGCAACCATGGCGCTCAAACAAGCTGCAAACGATCATCAGGACGAGTTCCCGAGGGCTGCCGAGGTGGTCAACAGAGGAACATATATGGACGATACACTGACGGGCGCCAATACACTTGCGGAAGCATGCCAACTACAACGAGATGTGACAAAATTGCTAGCGAAAGCTTGTTTCAGCGCTCATAAGTGGTGTGCTAATCATTCCGATATCGTTGCAGGAGTAGCAGAAGAGTTACGAGGAAATTCTTTTGAGGTTACCGACAACACCTGCAAGACGACCGTTAAGACGTTAGGCATTACATGGAATCCGTTTGAGGATTGGTTTTCGGTATCCGTTCCTGACTTCGACAACCTAGAAGGAATGACTCGTAGAAGACTTCTGAGTCAGCTGGCCAAGATTTTCGACCCGCTTGGATTCTTTGGGCCAGTAATTACATACGCTAAGCTGATACTACGAGAGGTCGGCGAACTGAAAATCGAATGGGATGACCCAGTCCCAACCGAAGTCAACGAGAAGTGGCAACACTTCCGAACCGAGATGACAGCGCTGAGGGAAGTCCGAGTTCCAAGATGGATTTCCTGGGAGGATGTGCTCAAGTTGGAACTGCAAGGGTTCGCTGACGCATCCGACCAAGCCTATGGTGCATGTTTGTACATACAGGGATCTTTTGCCAACGAGGAGTCCAGGATGCAACTGATTTGCAGTAAGTCCCGAATTCTACCGAAGAAGAGAAATCCGAAGGAGAAGGCCATTACGACCCCTCGAGCTGAACTATTGGCGGCACTGTTACTAGCAAGAATGGTCGTAAAGTTCCTGAATGCTAAGGAGCTTCAAATTGAGTCTGTTCATCTATGGAGCGATTCAAAAATCGTCTTGTCTTGGCTTAAGAAACCCCCGGAGCTCCTGCAGACGTACGTTTCAAATCGGGTAAGGGAAATTCAACAACTCGACCAATCATTCCACTGGCATTATATTTCCACTTACGAGAATCCAGCCGATTTGATTTCCCGTGGAGTCACGCCTAAGAAATTGATTAGTTCAACGATGTGGTGGCAACCGTGGCCACTGCAACTCATCACCAAGAATGCGGACGAATTGGAAATACCAGACAACGAGCTACCAGAAATGCGATCGGGAGTGACGTTGACTATGACTGTACCTTTCGAACGTTTCGCGATGTTTGAGAGGTTGAGcagttttacaaaaatggTTAGGAGTATGGCCTACTTGGTGCGTTTTGCTAGGTTCATCAAGTCACGCAAAACGGAGCTGGTAAAGGGTCGACTCACAGCGATAGAGATGCGTACAGCGACGTACGTAATTGTGCGGATGGTTCAACGCGAAGCTTTCCAGCCAGATATCCTCGCGCTGATGGacggtgcaaacaaaaaccgtcgACTAAATGGACTGAAGGCGTTTTGGGATGCCGACGATGGCATTTTACGAGTAGGGGGTAGAATTAAGCGAGCTCTCATACCATACGATAGTCGTCACCAGATGCTGCTACCAGCTAAGCATCCTGTCACCGAGGCACTTATTCGTGAACTACACAACGACAACTTGCACATTGGACAAAGAGGTTTGCTTGCAGTTGTACGTCAACGGTACTGGCCACTGAATGTGAAGAGTATCATCCGTAAGGTAATACGAAAATGTATCGTATGCTTCAAGGCAAATCCATTGAAGACGACGCAGATAATGGGTGATTTGCCGTCGTATCGTGTTCAGCCAGCACCTGTCTTTGCGAATACAGGTGTGGATTACGCTGGTCCCTTCTTGATTAAGTCTTCCACAACTCGCAAGCCACAAATTACGAAGGCCTACGTCTGCTTGTTCGTATGCTTGCAAACTCGAGCCGTACACGTGGAATTGGTCTCGGACTTGACGACGGATGCCTTCCTTGCAAGCTTGCGACGATTCACCAGCCGTCGCGGATACCCGAAAACTATACGTTCTGACAATGCAACCAACTTTGCAGGGGCCAAAACGGAGTTGCATGAGCTTTGGCGTATGTTCCAGAACGAATGCGCCACGAAGAAGATCACCGATTATTGCACTGACAAGGGTATTGACTGGTCGTTCATACTACCTCGAAGTCCGCACTTTGGTGGTACCCAAGTagccaaattaataaaaatgcaaccataA